The nucleotide sequence TCAACAAGGCTTTTGATATGGAGATCAGAATTGCAACCTGTTCCAATCCCCTGACCCAGCTCCCGGGTAACTTGATTATTGGGTTCTGGCTTGAAGAAGCGGTCCGGTCGCCGGAGTTCAGCATTGTCTACTGCGATTTGGACAATTTCAAGGCGTACAATGATTCTTATGGTTTTTCCTGCGGAGATGAAGCCTTAAAGCTCACCGCGAGAATTCTTAACGAGTTTATTCAGGAGCGGTTTCCTATGGCCCGGCTTGGTCATATCGGCGGGGATGACTTTATTATTGTGAGTGAGAAACGGGTAGAAGAACAGTTGCTTGAAGAGTTGTGCTCTGCCTTTGACCAGGCAAGAACCCAGTTGTTTTCTGAACAGGATATGGAGCGTGGCTGGTATGAGACGACCAATCGCAAAGGTGAAAAGGTCCGTGTTCCATTGGTGTCGTTAAGTCTTGCAGTTGTAACACGGGCGAATTTTTCTGATGATATTCATCCAGGGCAGTTGAGCCAGACCGCGGCGATGATAAAGAACAGGGTAAAGTCTCGCAATATTAAAAAAGGCGGGAGCGGATATTTAATAGATCGCCGCAGACAGTGCGAAAGCTGACGGAACCGCTGCGTTTCTGGTGACTGTGAGTATATGATACAATAATTCCAAGACGTATTATTTCGGTACTTCAAAGAAGGGGAGATGTATCCATGGATAAAAAGGTGGCAATTATTACAGGCGGCGGCACCGGTATCGGCCGGTCCACTGCTTTAATGCTGGCTGAACGAGGTGTAGCTTGCGTAGTAAACTATTCCCGCTCAAAAGAGGACGCAGAAAAAACCGTGGCGGATATACAAGCCGCTGGAGGATACGCAGTATCCTTCTGCGCCAGCGTGGCCGAGGAGAAAGCCGTAGCAGAGATGGTGGCCGCAACGTTTGAACGCTTCGGGCGCATTGATTATCTGGTAAACAATGCCGGCAAAACTGAGTTTATTCCCCTGGAGGATCTGGATGCGGTTAAGGACGAAGACTGGGATTCCATCTTCGATGTGAATATAAAAGGGACCTTCAAGGTCAGCCGCGCCTGTGCAGGGGAACTGAAAAAAACCGGGGGTGCCATTGTTAATGTATCGTCCATTGCTTCCCGGGGAGCCGGCAGTTCCATTCCCTACTGTGTTTCCAAGGGTGGAATAGACACCCTGACCAGAAGCCTTGCCAAGGTGCTGGCCCCGGATGTGCGGGTTAATG is from Marispirochaeta sp. and encodes:
- a CDS encoding SDR family NAD(P)-dependent oxidoreductase — protein: MDKKVAIITGGGTGIGRSTALMLAERGVACVVNYSRSKEDAEKTVADIQAAGGYAVSFCASVAEEKAVAEMVAATFERFGRIDYLVNNAGKTEFIPLEDLDAVKDEDWDSIFDVNIKGTFKVSRACAGELKKTGGAIVNVSSIASRGAGSSIPYCVSKGGIDTLTRSLAKVLAPDVRVNAVAPGIVTTRWVAGKEDHIEKMSEGTPLKKVCGPDDVAQVIVSLLCQADLMTGQIVTIDGGLTM